AAATAcagtgagagtgtgagagagtgaaaaaaaattatatatatatatatatatttttctttgcttaagTTACACGCAAGGAAGATAAATTGGTAGAGTTTTTATAGAGTTTTTTGAGTACTACAGCCATAGAGAGTTGAAGTATTCAAAAGAAGATTTTGTTACTAGTTTTATGGTGAGATTGTATTTACTCTTTAAgatttatttgttgtatatcTAATTTATTATAGACTCAAATTTTGCATAAACTTGAtagttgtaatctctatttcaTAGTGGATAATTTTTAGAGCTGCCCGtggttttttccttttacacTGGAGGGTTTTCCACGTAAGATTTTGTGTTCTTTGGTTACGTTTATGTGGTGcttgctgaatttttttttttcttcataatattgttattgtttggtagtcattaatttttaatttacatgTAGACATAGAAGGGATTAGGATTTTTCCGAATAGTTTGGGGGCGGGGggagaggaggggggggggggaattacAGATGTCAGGCTTACTTTGCGTGGCCTTGTTCCGTGGCCAGCTCTAGATATAGATTACAGGATCAAcgttaagaaaattaaattacacaaaatttaataaaaaaaataacttcatatattgattaaaaaaaacacacactcaaatatataaaattttacaatttctttttacaaattttcatattttgaaatttttatataatagtcTCATTACCAATGTTGCAAATTACATCtctatcaaaattttagttagataaaaattttcttgggacttttctttttgtttgggatttttctttttgtttgtaaggatctaatatattgttaagggtactaaagtttaaggacaaaattttgttacaaaCTTAATTGTAGTCTAAAGCTACAACTCtcattaaacaaattaacatgatcacatattttgaaaatctaattgttaaaTTATATGCAAGGCCGGCTCAACAACTTTGAAGACCTAAGGTAAAAAATTTAACTGaggcattttttatatttaaatattaattaaataatatttattgaattttttatttttaatttaaaatctattttttcttactttttgatatgcaaaattactaattaaatttttgtatttaagttcttataacattttttttttcaattgataataaTCATAATATGACTAATCTACTTAACCTTTCTTGTGACATAGTAGActtcaaatatgattttattaattttaattttgaagaatttcTTTCTACATATGCAACTATAACAAGTATTTAGTAGACATTGataatgagaaaatatttataaatacataaaacacaatttataattaaaaattataatttaactaaaaataaaatttaaagtatagaATTAGAACCTAttattacaacttttttttttggttaaacagGTGCATAtattaaacaataaaacaaagACTACAAACTGGCCACAGAGGCCAAAGTGTTGGCAACCTGCCTATAATAATACAGCCCATTCATATCAGCATCAAGCAAAACATTTAAATCATCAGAGGGAGATACatcaaacataacaaaattttccaacatGGAATAGCCCCTTTTAGCCAAAAAGTAATAGATGCGTTATTACAACTTTTCTAACGTTGAGACCATGTTCTACTTTAAAGTCTAAACctacacaaataaaaattaatttattaaatagttCAGTAAatgaatattattataataCAAATGAATTGATATGATAtacatcaaattatcaattgaTATGATAACTTATAGTAATTGATAAACTGAAAGAGACTATTCATGCTTATGCATGTACTGTAGTGGATTAGTAAccactagtttggagagaaactta
This genomic stretch from Castanea sativa cultivar Marrone di Chiusa Pesio chromosome 1, ASM4071231v1 harbors:
- the LOC142635949 gene encoding uncharacterized protein LOC142635949, which gives rise to MLENFVMFDVSPSDDLNVLLDADMNGLCICRKKFFKIKINKIIFEVYYVTRKVK